GATGTGGCGTTTACCAGCACGTCGGTATCGGCCGGCACGCGGAACTCGCCTTCCCACGGCAGCAAGGCCGCCGGCGTTGGTGTCTTTTCGTTGAGCCGGTCGACCAGCGACTGGCCACGTTCGGCCGAGCGATTGACGATGGTGATTGTAGCTGCGCCGGCCAGCGCCAACTCGACGGCAATCGCCCGCGCGGCGCCCCCCGCGCCGAGCAGCACAATCCGCTTGCCCTGCGGATCGGTCACTCCGCGGAGCGATTGTAGAAAGCCCTTGCCGTCTGTATTTTCACCGACCAGCTTCTTGCCGTCGCGGATGATGCAGTTTACAGCGCCGATCGTGGTGGCCGCTTCGCTCAGCCGGTCGAGAAAGGCGAGCACGGGCACCTTGTGCGGCTTCGTGATATTGGCGCCGCGAAAGCCCAGCGCACGAATGCCGCGGATGGCATCTCCTAAATCATCGGGCGTGACTTCCAGCGTGATGTAACGCCAATCCAGACCATGATGGGCGAATAGCTTCTCCATCATGTATTGGGTAGGATTGCCCGCCACGGCCTGACCGAGCAGCACGCAGATCTCTTGCAAAACCGATTTGTCCACGATTGGGCGACCCAGTCCATTTGGAGGAGCGAAAGAGCGCACGGCATCAGGCATCAACCAAACACGCAAAGAACGTTACCGAGCGGTTTGCTATCTTCTCTGCCAGAGCTGACTATTTCAACCACATTCGCCCGCGCCGCGTGCAAATCGTCGTTCAACTACTGCGGCATCCACAGGCGCGCTTGTCCGCCGTTTGTGGCGTGCGGCGTAGTCGCGGTGCCGCTGCGCCGCGCCTTGATGCGGACATAAGGTGCGACGTAGCAGCTGCGATGGGCAAATGTGTCGACAGCCGCCTTGGCATCGGCATGTACCGGTTCCAGTAAGTCCTCGATGACGAATCCCGCACGACATAAGCTGCCGATCAGTTCTTCCCAGCGATGCAGGAATTCGACGGTGCCCTCTTCGCGGTGAGGGCTACCCAGCACTGGCGGCAGCGGTCCGCCACGATAATAGGGTTCGACCAGCTCATAGCCGCGCGGCGAAGGTTGCACGTCCGCTTGCAAGCTTCCCGGCTGCTTGTGTTGGCTGATATACAGCCCGCCTGGCACAGTTACTCGACTCACTTCGCGATATACGCGCGTCAGGTCCGGCACGTAGCACGTGCTGACTGGCTGAATGACGATATCGAATGCCGCGTTGCCG
This Pirellulales bacterium DNA region includes the following protein-coding sequences:
- the aroE gene encoding shikimate dehydrogenase, producing MDKSVLQEICVLLGQAVAGNPTQYMMEKLFAHHGLDWRYITLEVTPDDLGDAIRGIRALGFRGANITKPHKVPVLAFLDRLSEAATTIGAVNCIIRDGKKLVGENTDGKGFLQSLRGVTDPQGKRIVLLGAGGAARAIAVELALAGAATITIVNRSAERGQSLVDRLNEKTPTPAALLPWEGEFRVPADTDVLVNATSIGLNDHTARVPVNLDGAARSLVVADVIASPPVTRLIRKSRERGLQTLDGVGMIVNQGAIGFKLWTGLDADVQVMRDAAEEFVES
- a CDS encoding class I SAM-dependent methyltransferase — encoded protein: MDREQANAIAAAREHNRRAWDALVARQQRFTTPARDADIAQSPTTVAHDTWLDGGVAGRRLLCLAGGGGRQSAFYATAGADVTVVDISPQMLALDRQVAAERGLNIRIVEASMDDLSALGNAAFDIVIQPVSTCYVPDLTRVYREVSRVTVPGGLYISQHKQPGSLQADVQPSPRGYELVEPYYRGGPLPPVLGSPHREEGTVEFLHRWEELIGSLCRAGFVIEDLLEPVHADAKAAVDTFAHRSCYVAPYVRIKARRSGTATTPHATNGGQARLWMPQ